A section of the Oncorhynchus tshawytscha isolate Ot180627B linkage group LG09, Otsh_v2.0, whole genome shotgun sequence genome encodes:
- the mat2al gene encoding methionine adenosyltransferase II, alpha-like isoform X4 has translation MKLPGQRYLLQKGFDYKTCNVLVALEPQAEEISVCVFEGKDQDDIGAGDQGLMFGYATDETEECMPLTILLAHKLNHKMKELSANGECPWIRPDSKTQVTVEYRDNSGAMEPVRVHTVVISVQHSPDVSLEEIRRSLMDSVVRKVIPARYLDDKTIYHLLPSGKFLLGGPQSDAGLTGRKIIVDTYGGWGGHGGGAFSGKDYSKVDRSGAYAARWVAKSLVKAKLCRRALVQVSYAIGVAHPLSISVFHYGTSTRQEDELLQIVNNNFDLRPGVIVKELGLKRPIYQSTACYGHFGRDEFPWEKPKPLQF, from the exons GGTTTGACTATAAGACGTGTAACGTGCTGGTGGCCCTAGAGCCCCAGGCAGAGGAGATATCAGTATGTGTGTTTGAAGGCAAGGATCAGGATGACATCGGAGCCGGAGATCAG GGCCTGATGTTTGGCTATGCTACAGATGAGACAGAGGAATGTATGCCTCTCACCATCTTACTGGCCCACAAACTCAACCACAAGATGAAGGAGCTGTCTGCCAACGGGGAGTGTCCTTGGATCAGACCGGACTCTAAAACTCAG gTTACAGTGGAGTACCGTGATAACAGTGGGGCCATGGAGCCGGTGCGTGTCCATACAGTGGTCATCTCTGTGCAGCATAGCCCTGATGTCAGTCTGGAAGAGATACGCCGTAGCCTGATGGACAGCGTGGTCCGGAAGGTCATCCCTGCCCGTTACCTAGACGACAAGACCATCTACCACCTGCTGCCAAGTGGGAAGTTCCTTCTGGGCGGACCTCAG AGTGATGCAGGACTGACAGGTCGTAAGATCATAGTGGACACGTATGGAGGGTGGGGGGGGCATGGTGGAGGGGCCTTCTCTGGAAAGGACTACTCTAAAGTGGACCGCTCTGGGGCCTATGCAGCCCGCTGGGTGGCCAAGTCTCTGGTGAAAGCCAAGCTCTGCCGGAGAGCCTTGGTTCAG GTTTCGTATGCCATCGGTGTGGCTCaccctctgtccatctctgtgTTCCACTATGGAACGTCCACCAGGCAGGAGGATGAACTGCTGCAGATCGTCAACAACAACTTTGACCTCAGGCCTGGGGTAATTGTCAA AGAGCTGGGTCTGAAGCGGCCTATCTACCAGTCCACTGCCTGCTATGGACACTTCGGCCGGGACGAGTTCCCCTGGGAGAAGCCCAAGCCACTGCAGTTCTGA
- the mat2al gene encoding methionine adenosyltransferase II, alpha-like isoform X5: MRDALLKTTGGFDYKTCNVLVALEPQAEEISVCVFEGKDQDDIGAGDQGLMFGYATDETEECMPLTILLAHKLNHKMKELSANGECPWIRPDSKTQVTVEYRDNSGAMEPVRVHTVVISVQHSPDVSLEEIRRSLMDSVVRKVIPARYLDDKTIYHLLPSGKFLLGGPQSDAGLTGRKIIVDTYGGWGGHGGGAFSGKDYSKVDRSGAYAARWVAKSLVKAKLCRRALVQVSYAIGVAHPLSISVFHYGTSTRQEDELLQIVNNNFDLRPGVIVKELGLKRPIYQSTACYGHFGRDEFPWEKPKPLQF, from the exons GGTTTGACTATAAGACGTGTAACGTGCTGGTGGCCCTAGAGCCCCAGGCAGAGGAGATATCAGTATGTGTGTTTGAAGGCAAGGATCAGGATGACATCGGAGCCGGAGATCAG GGCCTGATGTTTGGCTATGCTACAGATGAGACAGAGGAATGTATGCCTCTCACCATCTTACTGGCCCACAAACTCAACCACAAGATGAAGGAGCTGTCTGCCAACGGGGAGTGTCCTTGGATCAGACCGGACTCTAAAACTCAG gTTACAGTGGAGTACCGTGATAACAGTGGGGCCATGGAGCCGGTGCGTGTCCATACAGTGGTCATCTCTGTGCAGCATAGCCCTGATGTCAGTCTGGAAGAGATACGCCGTAGCCTGATGGACAGCGTGGTCCGGAAGGTCATCCCTGCCCGTTACCTAGACGACAAGACCATCTACCACCTGCTGCCAAGTGGGAAGTTCCTTCTGGGCGGACCTCAG AGTGATGCAGGACTGACAGGTCGTAAGATCATAGTGGACACGTATGGAGGGTGGGGGGGGCATGGTGGAGGGGCCTTCTCTGGAAAGGACTACTCTAAAGTGGACCGCTCTGGGGCCTATGCAGCCCGCTGGGTGGCCAAGTCTCTGGTGAAAGCCAAGCTCTGCCGGAGAGCCTTGGTTCAG GTTTCGTATGCCATCGGTGTGGCTCaccctctgtccatctctgtgTTCCACTATGGAACGTCCACCAGGCAGGAGGATGAACTGCTGCAGATCGTCAACAACAACTTTGACCTCAGGCCTGGGGTAATTGTCAA AGAGCTGGGTCTGAAGCGGCCTATCTACCAGTCCACTGCCTGCTATGGACACTTCGGCCGGGACGAGTTCCCCTGGGAGAAGCCCAAGCCACTGCAGTTCTGA